GCAAACCCTTCTAACAAAGCAAAAGGTGGATTCTTAGATAACCTTGCAAGCCTTTCTAAATTACCATTCCACTATGCTAATGACGGAATCTCCTTAACCATCCAAGGAGCTCCAAAAATGTTCGGTAAAACAACCGAAGAACAACATCATAATCTAGTTGGTATTTTAGATGGTTACTTTACAAAAGGTGGTCAACATATCAACTTGAACGTTCTTAACCACGACGAAGTAATCGAAAAAATCAAAGCTGGTATCCCAGTAATCTTACGTATTAGTGGCTACTGCTTAAACACCAAAGATCTAAACGAAGAACAAAAAATGGAACTTTGTCAAAGAATGTTCCACGAAAAATTAATCGGTTAATAATAAAAAAGTACCAAATCTGCGAAAAACAGAATTGGTACTTTTTTTATGCTTTCGAAACTTCCGCCGCGTAAGCTCCTGCCGTATGTCCAGTCACTAGCGCGCAAGTAATATTATAGCCACCCGTATAACCATTGATATCCAGTATTTCCCCACAGAAAAATAATCCTTCCATCAACTTCGACTGCATCTCTTTCGGTTTGATTTCCTTCACAGAAACCCCACCACCAGTCACAAATGCCTTTTCAAAATCAAGCGTACCATTCACTTCAAAAGTAAAATCTTTTAATAACTGAATAAATTGCTCGATTTTTTTCGGACTTACTTGTTTATATTCAGCCGTTTCATCCAGTTCTGCCTTTTCCAATAAGAACAACAATAACTTCTCTTGTAAAAGCGAACTTAACGAATTTTTCAAGGCTTTCTTCGGATTGTCTTCTAACAATTTATATACATCTTTCGAAAGTTCCCCAGCCGATACATTCGGGAATAAATCAAGACGCATCTTCACCGTACCTGCGCCCGTTTTCTTTAATTCACGAAGCACGAACATACTACAACGCAGTGCTGCTGGTCCGGATACGCCAAAATGCGTGAAAATCATATCCATTTGATGCGTAATAATCGGCTTCCCTTTCGCATTTAAAACAGAAAGCGAAACATCCCGAAGCGACGTCCCTTGTAACACTTTTTGCTTAATAAAAGGCTCGCTGGATGTAATTGGCACTTCTGTCGGATAAAGTTCCGTGATAGTATGTCCCGCTTTTTTCGCCCAAGCGTAGCCATCTCCTGTCGAACCTGTCCGAGGAACAGATTTACCACCAACTGCGACAATCACCGCACTCGCTGAAATTTCTTGACCGTCTTTCAGCGTAACGCCTTTCACATGTCCATCCTCATAATCCACTTGTTTCACGGCTGTTTGCATGTAAATTTTTACGCCCAGTTTTTCCATCCGCTGAATCATCGCCTCAGCAACCGAACGCGCGCTATTCGATACTGGAAACATTCGGCCATGGTCTTCCTCTTTTAAAGCCACGCCCAATTTTTCAAAAAAGCGAATAATATCTTCATTATCAAACGCATGAAACGCACTATACAAAAAGCGACCATTACCGGGAATATGTTTAATAATTTCTTCTGCCGGTCGTCTGTTCGTTACATTACAACGTCCGCCACCAGACATAATTAATTTACGTCCCAGTTTTGGCCCTTTTTCAATTAATAGTACTCGTTTATTTTTCTCTGCTGCACTGATAGCTGCCATAAGTCCAGATGGCCCGCCACCAATGACAATTACATCATAATCCATTGTCCCGCTCCTTTACTTTATCCGAGTATAAGTATAGCAAGCATTCGGCTCACTGCCAAGCCTTTTTCACCAAACAAAAACCTGAGAAAGCTCTCAGGTTTGTTTTAAAATCTAATTTCGATTCATATTCGTAAAAATAAGTAATAATCTTAGAAGTTCCAGAACAGCTACGGCCATCGCAGCAACATACGTCATTGCAGCGGCACTTAATACTTTTTTCGCTTGTGGAAGTTCTGATGATGCGACTAGTCCGCCACTTTCTAATTGAACAAGTGCCCGTTTACTAGCGTCAAATTCAACTGGCAACGTAATTAATTGGAAAAGTACGCCCACTGCCATCAAAATAATCCCTAGCAACATGAAACTAGCTACGTTTGCAAGCATTCCGATAA
This portion of the Listeria cossartiae subsp. cossartiae genome encodes:
- a CDS encoding NAD(P)/FAD-dependent oxidoreductase, which encodes MDYDVIVIGGGPSGLMAAISAAEKNKRVLLIEKGPKLGRKLIMSGGGRCNVTNRRPAEEIIKHIPGNGRFLYSAFHAFDNEDIIRFFEKLGVALKEEDHGRMFPVSNSARSVAEAMIQRMEKLGVKIYMQTAVKQVDYEDGHVKGVTLKDGQEISASAVIVAVGGKSVPRTGSTGDGYAWAKKAGHTITELYPTEVPITSSEPFIKQKVLQGTSLRDVSLSVLNAKGKPIITHQMDMIFTHFGVSGPAALRCSMFVLRELKKTGAGTVKMRLDLFPNVSAGELSKDVYKLLEDNPKKALKNSLSSLLQEKLLLFLLEKAELDETAEYKQVSPKKIEQFIQLLKDFTFEVNGTLDFEKAFVTGGGVSVKEIKPKEMQSKLMEGLFFCGEILDINGYTGGYNITCALVTGHTAGAYAAEVSKA